In one Massilia endophytica genomic region, the following are encoded:
- a CDS encoding glutathione S-transferase family protein has translation MKLYYHPLSGHAHRVHLFLGLLGLAFELKLVDITKAEHKSPEFLAMNPFGQIPVLEDDGRHIGDSNAILVYLAKRYGQQWLPEDAAGAAAVQRWLSVAAGEIAHGPAAARIVQLFGRKDDTTAMIERAHRILGLIEAQLKAASWITGAAPTIADVALYSYIARAPEGNVDLAPYAAVQAWLARVEALPGFVPFVRTPVGLAA, from the coding sequence ATGAAGCTTTATTACCATCCGCTGTCCGGCCACGCTCACCGTGTGCATCTGTTCCTCGGCCTGCTCGGCCTGGCGTTCGAGCTGAAGCTGGTCGATATCACGAAGGCGGAGCACAAGTCGCCGGAGTTCCTGGCCATGAATCCTTTCGGCCAGATTCCAGTGCTGGAGGACGATGGCCGCCATATCGGCGATTCGAATGCGATCCTCGTCTATCTGGCGAAGCGCTACGGCCAGCAGTGGCTGCCGGAGGATGCAGCCGGTGCGGCGGCTGTGCAGCGCTGGTTGTCGGTGGCGGCAGGGGAGATCGCCCATGGTCCGGCCGCCGCGCGTATCGTGCAGCTTTTCGGCCGCAAGGACGATACGACGGCGATGATCGAGCGCGCCCACCGCATCCTGGGCCTGATCGAGGCGCAGCTGAAGGCGGCCAGCTGGATCACGGGCGCAGCGCCAACCATCGCCGATGTGGCGCTGTACAGCTATATCGCCCGCGCGCCGGAAGGCAACGTGGACCTGGCTCCCTATGCCGCCGTGCAGGCCTGGCTGGCGCGCGTGGAGGCGCTGCCGGGATTCGTGCCCTTCGTGCGCACCCCCGTCGGACTGGCGGCCTGA
- a CDS encoding esterase-like activity of phytase family protein produces the protein MKSFTALAGAVCLASLLAGCAAPGATDPAHRVGSLRFIGEQRIPLKQQFGGTTVGGLSGFDYDASTGSWIIASDDRSIINPSRFYKAELRFGAASFDAVTITGSGFFRQEDGSTYPDAKDNIHHQTVADIEAVRIDPQDGTVWYASEGDRRLIQEPFLRQAKPDGSFIREIQLPAMFLAGPGQEHGARTNLSFEGLSFAPDGRSLWLAMEAPLYQDGPVPTPEHGGLSRITQMDRSGRVLAQYVYPIEAIPDRPGLGKAADNGVSEIVANGAHSVLVLERSAVQAASGKYRNYVRLYEMDVRSATDVQHMDSLQGARFTPAAKRLVLDFDTLRLPVLDNVEGFSFGPKLPNGHDTLVFVSDDNFSARQVTQFLLFEVIP, from the coding sequence ATGAAGAGTTTCACCGCGCTGGCAGGCGCCGTCTGCCTCGCCAGCCTGCTGGCCGGCTGCGCAGCGCCCGGCGCCACAGACCCCGCGCACCGCGTCGGCAGCCTGCGTTTCATTGGCGAGCAGCGCATCCCCCTGAAGCAGCAATTCGGCGGCACCACGGTCGGCGGCCTCTCCGGCTTCGACTACGATGCGTCCACCGGCAGCTGGATCATCGCCAGCGACGACCGCTCCATCATCAACCCCTCGCGCTTCTACAAGGCGGAGCTGCGCTTCGGCGCCGCCTCCTTCGACGCCGTAACGATCACCGGTTCGGGGTTCTTCAGGCAGGAAGACGGCAGCACCTATCCGGACGCAAAAGACAATATCCATCACCAGACGGTGGCCGATATCGAAGCCGTACGCATCGATCCGCAGGACGGCACGGTATGGTACGCCAGCGAAGGGGACCGGCGCCTGATCCAGGAACCCTTCCTGCGGCAGGCGAAGCCGGATGGCAGCTTTATCCGCGAGATTCAGCTGCCTGCGATGTTCCTGGCCGGCCCGGGACAGGAGCACGGCGCGCGCACCAATCTTTCTTTCGAAGGCCTCAGCTTCGCCCCGGACGGGCGCAGCCTGTGGCTGGCGATGGAGGCGCCGCTGTACCAGGATGGCCCCGTTCCCACGCCGGAGCACGGCGGCCTGTCCCGCATCACGCAGATGGACCGCAGCGGCCGCGTTCTGGCGCAATATGTCTATCCCATCGAAGCGATTCCAGACCGGCCGGGCCTGGGCAAGGCGGCCGACAACGGCGTATCGGAAATCGTTGCAAACGGCGCGCACTCGGTGCTGGTGCTCGAACGGTCGGCAGTGCAGGCCGCGAGCGGCAAATACCGCAACTACGTCCGCCTCTACGAAATGGACGTGCGCAGCGCGACGGACGTGCAGCATATGGACTCGCTGCAGGGGGCACGCTTCACGCCCGCCGCCAAGCGCCTGGTCCTCGACTTCGACACGCTGCGCCTGCCAGTGCTGGACAACGTGGAAGGCTTCAGTTTCGGTCCCAAACTGCCGAACGGCCACGACACCCTGGTCTTCGTCTCCGACGACAACTTCAGCGCCCGCCAGGTCACCCAATTCCTCCTCTTCGAAGTTATTCCTTAA
- a CDS encoding LysR substrate-binding domain-containing protein, with protein METLNPNWFLRARLKTRHLLLLIALDEHRNVHRAAEALHMTQPAASKQIRDLEEMLDVKLFERLPRGMEPTLYGETMIRHARMALTSLSLAHDDVLALKAGLAGQVEVGVIMTPAMSLLPQAIARVKQTAPLLRIGVHLEPSNTLLDMLERGTLDFMIGRVLERENSSSLIYEELTEEPACAVARVGHPLMDKASLNLKEIAGYPWILPPQGSILRHRCDMMFRRAGLEPPANVVDTTALLLITALLQQTDFLHVMPVDVARYYQSLNVLSILPIELPFKMDAFGIVRQQDHLLSPGANLLLSAVRAAAKEVY; from the coding sequence ATGGAGACACTCAATCCCAACTGGTTCCTGCGGGCCCGCCTCAAGACACGCCACCTGCTGCTGCTGATCGCGCTGGACGAACACCGGAACGTCCACCGCGCGGCCGAAGCGCTGCACATGACGCAGCCCGCCGCCTCGAAGCAGATCCGGGACCTCGAAGAGATGCTGGACGTGAAGCTCTTCGAGCGCCTGCCGCGCGGCATGGAGCCCACGCTGTACGGCGAAACGATGATACGCCACGCCCGCATGGCCCTCACCAGCCTCTCCCTAGCGCACGACGACGTGCTGGCCCTGAAGGCAGGCCTGGCGGGGCAGGTGGAGGTTGGCGTGATCATGACGCCCGCCATGTCGCTGCTGCCGCAAGCCATTGCGCGCGTCAAGCAGACCGCGCCTCTGCTGCGCATCGGCGTCCACCTCGAGCCATCGAACACGCTGCTGGACATGCTGGAGCGGGGCACGCTGGACTTCATGATCGGCCGGGTGCTGGAACGCGAGAACAGCTCCAGCCTCATTTACGAAGAACTGACGGAGGAACCCGCGTGTGCCGTTGCGCGCGTGGGCCACCCGCTGATGGACAAGGCGAGCCTGAACCTGAAGGAGATCGCGGGCTACCCGTGGATTCTGCCGCCTCAGGGCAGCATCCTCCGCCACCGCTGCGACATGATGTTCCGCCGCGCGGGGCTGGAGCCGCCCGCCAACGTGGTCGACACCACGGCGCTGCTGCTGATTACGGCCTTGCTGCAGCAGACGGACTTCCTGCACGTGATGCCGGTGGATGTGGCGCGCTACTACCAGTCGCTGAATGTGCTGTCCATTCTGCCGATCGAGCTGCCGTTCAAGATGGACGCCTTCGGCATCGTCCGCCAGCAGGACCATCTGCTGTCGCCCGGCGCCAATCTCCTGCTTTCGGCGGTGCGTGCGGCGGCGAAGGAAGTCTACTGA
- a CDS encoding glycoside hydrolase family 43 protein yields MIKQTLGGLLAAACMLAQAANPLFPKLYTADPAALVDGGRVYLYVGKDDAPAGGKDYLMREWRVYSSCDMKNWTEHGSPLNVQTFGWAKADAWASDIARRDGKYYFYATVEHKAVPGKAIGVAVSDSPTGPFRDARGTALVTNDMTKETDISWDDIDPAVFIDDNGQAYLYWGNRVLKYAKLKPNMVELDGPIHTVGVDKFEEASYLHKHKSVYYLSWSREFPEETAYATGPSATGPWTYRGVIMKKNEGVKTIHHAIVDFNGKSYIFYHNARLPGGGEYRRSVAVEELRYLSDGTIAFVPQTADGPAPNPGPGCKVIRQ; encoded by the coding sequence ATGATCAAGCAGACGCTGGGCGGCCTTCTGGCTGCGGCCTGTATGCTCGCGCAGGCGGCGAATCCGCTGTTTCCCAAGCTGTATACGGCCGATCCGGCCGCGCTGGTGGATGGCGGCCGCGTCTACCTCTACGTAGGCAAGGATGATGCGCCCGCAGGCGGCAAGGACTACCTGATGCGCGAGTGGCGGGTCTACTCCTCCTGCGACATGAAGAACTGGACCGAACATGGCTCGCCCCTGAACGTGCAGACCTTCGGCTGGGCCAAGGCCGACGCCTGGGCTTCCGACATCGCCAGGCGCGATGGAAAGTACTACTTCTATGCGACAGTGGAGCACAAGGCGGTTCCTGGAAAGGCGATTGGCGTGGCGGTGTCCGACAGCCCCACGGGACCTTTCCGCGATGCGCGCGGCACGGCGCTTGTCACGAACGACATGACGAAGGAAACGGATATCTCCTGGGACGACATCGACCCCGCCGTGTTCATCGACGATAACGGCCAGGCCTATCTGTACTGGGGCAACCGCGTGCTGAAATACGCGAAACTCAAGCCGAACATGGTGGAACTGGATGGCCCGATTCACACGGTGGGCGTGGACAAGTTCGAGGAAGCCTCCTACCTGCACAAGCACAAGAGCGTCTACTACCTTTCCTGGTCGCGCGAGTTCCCCGAAGAGACAGCCTATGCGACGGGGCCGAGCGCCACCGGACCGTGGACCTACCGTGGCGTGATCATGAAGAAGAACGAAGGCGTGAAGACGATTCATCACGCCATCGTGGACTTCAACGGCAAGTCCTATATCTTCTACCACAACGCCAGGCTTCCCGGCGGCGGAGAATACCGCCGCTCCGTGGCGGTGGAAGAGCTGCGCTACCTGAGCGACGGGACCATCGCCTTCGTGCCGCAGACGGCGGATGGACCTGCGCCCAACCCCGGTCCGGGCTGCAAGGTGATTCGGCAATGA
- the yjfF gene encoding galactofuranose ABC transporter, permease protein YjfF — protein MNAILNRPASLTAAPYFTSLVTVLLLAVLLLAGGAAYPGFLSWQVMLNLLIDNAHLLVIAVGMSFVILSGGIDLSVGSVLALATMVAAWLLNVAHWPPLAVIAAVLAMGFAFGAGMGAFIHFFQLQPFIVTLAGMFLARGLCYLISVESITIDNPLFVTMSQTQLGVLGGFISPAAAIALAVLAAGIYVSRRTAFGRAIYAIGGNEQSALMMGLAVGRNKILVYGFSGLCAALGGVLFSFYMLSGYGQHAQGMELDAIAAVVIGGTLLTGGCGYVAGALSGVLVLGTIQTLIAFDGTLSSWWTKIVIGGLLFLFCVVQRLLSSRSQQQ, from the coding sequence ATGAACGCCATCCTGAACAGACCCGCCAGCCTCACGGCTGCGCCGTACTTCACTTCCTTGGTCACCGTGCTGCTGCTGGCAGTGCTGCTGCTGGCCGGAGGCGCGGCCTATCCAGGCTTCCTCTCCTGGCAGGTGATGCTGAACCTCCTCATCGACAATGCGCACCTGCTGGTGATCGCGGTGGGCATGAGCTTCGTCATTCTCTCCGGCGGCATCGACCTGTCCGTGGGATCGGTGCTGGCACTGGCCACGATGGTGGCGGCGTGGCTGCTGAACGTGGCGCACTGGCCGCCGCTGGCGGTGATCGCGGCCGTGCTGGCGATGGGCTTTGCCTTCGGCGCCGGAATGGGCGCGTTCATCCACTTCTTCCAGCTGCAGCCCTTCATCGTCACGCTGGCGGGCATGTTCCTGGCGCGCGGCCTGTGCTACCTGATCAGCGTTGAATCCATCACCATCGACAATCCGCTGTTCGTGACGATGTCGCAGACCCAGCTTGGTGTGCTGGGTGGCTTCATTTCGCCCGCCGCGGCCATTGCGCTGGCGGTGCTTGCAGCAGGCATTTATGTCTCGCGCCGCACGGCCTTCGGCCGCGCCATCTACGCCATCGGCGGCAACGAGCAGTCGGCCCTGATGATGGGGCTTGCCGTGGGCCGCAACAAGATCCTCGTCTACGGCTTTTCCGGCCTGTGCGCGGCGCTGGGCGGCGTGCTGTTCTCCTTCTACATGCTGTCCGGTTACGGCCAGCATGCGCAGGGCATGGAGCTCGACGCCATTGCGGCCGTCGTCATCGGCGGAACGCTGCTCACGGGCGGCTGCGGCTATGTTGCGGGCGCCCTGTCCGGCGTGCTGGTGCTGGGCACCATCCAGACCCTCATCGCCTTCGACGGCACCCTCAGCTCCTGGTGGACGAAAATCGTCATCGGCGGCCTGCTGTTCCTATTCTGCGTGGTGCAGCGCCTGCTCTCGTCCCGCTCGCAACAACAATAA
- a CDS encoding ABC transporter permease, giving the protein MNVSSLKAAAPNAPAPLALLKHPLAKPLLALFALLLLDLVFIPGFFRLEVRDGHLYGPLIDIVNRAAPLMLAALGMTLVIATRGIDISVGAVVALSGTMACMLVGGTMVVNNGVPEYVANTPMPLALAAAMGAALLCGAWNGVLVAGLKLQPIVATLILMVAGRGLAQLLTDGQIVTVYYQPFFFLGSGYLLGIPFALWVVAAVLLVVGMLLKKTALGLFIQSVGINPIASRLAGIRTATLIFFVYVFCSACAGLAGLMISSNIKSADANNAGLLLELDAILAVTLGGTSLAGGKFSLAGSMIGALIIQTLTYTIYSLGVPPEVNMVVKAIVVFAVCLSQSAVKIRR; this is encoded by the coding sequence ATGAACGTAAGCTCGCTGAAAGCCGCTGCGCCAAACGCTCCAGCACCGCTGGCGCTCCTGAAGCATCCGCTGGCCAAGCCCCTGCTGGCCTTGTTCGCATTGCTGCTGCTGGACCTCGTCTTCATTCCCGGCTTTTTCCGGCTGGAAGTGCGCGACGGGCACCTGTATGGCCCCCTGATCGACATCGTCAACCGCGCCGCGCCCCTGATGCTGGCGGCCCTGGGCATGACCCTGGTGATCGCCACGCGCGGCATCGATATTTCGGTGGGCGCCGTGGTCGCGCTTTCCGGCACCATGGCCTGCATGCTGGTCGGGGGAACCATGGTGGTGAACAACGGCGTGCCGGAATACGTCGCCAACACCCCCATGCCCCTGGCCCTGGCGGCAGCGATGGGCGCAGCCCTTCTGTGCGGCGCCTGGAACGGCGTGCTGGTGGCGGGGCTGAAGCTCCAGCCCATCGTGGCCACGCTGATCCTGATGGTGGCGGGCAGGGGCCTCGCCCAACTGCTGACGGACGGCCAGATCGTCACCGTCTATTACCAGCCTTTCTTCTTCCTCGGCAGCGGCTACCTGCTGGGCATTCCCTTTGCCCTCTGGGTGGTGGCGGCCGTGCTGCTGGTGGTGGGGATGCTGTTGAAGAAGACGGCGCTGGGCCTCTTCATCCAGTCGGTAGGCATCAATCCCATCGCCTCGCGCCTGGCGGGCATCCGCACTGCCACGCTGATCTTCTTCGTCTACGTGTTCTGCTCCGCCTGCGCAGGCCTGGCAGGCCTCATGATCAGCTCCAACATCAAGAGCGCGGACGCGAACAACGCAGGCCTGCTTCTGGAGCTCGACGCGATCCTCGCCGTGACGCTGGGCGGCACCTCGCTCGCCGGCGGCAAATTCAGCCTGGCTGGCAGCATGATCGGCGCCCTCATCATCCAGACGCTGACCTACACCATATACTCCCTCGGCGTGCCGCCGGAAGTGAACATGGTCGTCAAGGCAATCGTCGTGTTTGCCGTCTGCCTCTCCCAGTCCGCAGTGAAGATTCGCCGATGA
- a CDS encoding sugar ABC transporter ATP-binding protein encodes MAESNTPVLELAGIHKAFPGVKALSDAGLRLFPGEVHTLMGQNGAGKSTLIKVLTGVYAPDAGSILLEGRAVQPASTLEAQQLGISTVYQEVNLCPNLSVAENIFIGRYPKTWFGVDWRAMREQASALLKQLEIDIDVTAPLARYPLAIQQMVAISRALNISSKVLILDEPTSSLDEAEVQLLFRVLRRLREQGMAILFVTHFLEQTYAISDRITVMRNGEREGEYPASELSRLALVNKMIGAPANAADAPEVPAPAQAPAPDAPVLLSAKGLGRKGALTPVDLDIRLGEVLGLAGLLGSGRTELARLLFGADKADSGSIAIGGSEETFATPRDAIAAGIGFCSEDRKLEGAILSLSVRENLVLALQAKAGVLRAIPFRRQQQLAEDYVKWLGIKTASIETPIGSLSGGNQQKVLLARWLATDPRLMILDEPTRGIDVRAKQEIMDYVTTLCRKGMSILFISSELPEVLRVSDRMVVLRDRVHCGEYARGELNEETVLQVIAGEGA; translated from the coding sequence ATGGCTGAATCAAACACGCCGGTGCTGGAACTGGCCGGCATTCACAAGGCCTTCCCCGGCGTGAAGGCGCTGTCCGACGCGGGCCTGCGCCTCTTCCCCGGCGAAGTGCACACGCTGATGGGCCAGAACGGCGCCGGGAAGTCCACGCTGATCAAGGTGCTGACGGGGGTGTATGCGCCGGACGCGGGCAGCATCCTGCTCGAAGGCCGGGCCGTGCAGCCTGCGTCCACGCTGGAGGCGCAGCAGCTGGGCATCAGCACCGTCTACCAGGAGGTGAATCTCTGCCCCAATCTCTCGGTGGCCGAGAATATCTTCATCGGGCGTTATCCGAAAACCTGGTTCGGGGTGGACTGGCGCGCCATGCGAGAGCAGGCATCGGCGCTGCTGAAGCAACTGGAAATCGATATCGACGTGACGGCGCCGCTGGCGCGCTATCCGCTGGCGATCCAGCAGATGGTGGCGATTTCGCGCGCCCTGAACATTTCGTCCAAAGTGCTGATCCTGGACGAACCTACCTCCAGCCTGGATGAGGCGGAGGTGCAGCTTCTGTTCCGCGTGTTGCGCAGGCTGCGCGAGCAGGGCATGGCGATCCTCTTCGTCACGCACTTCCTGGAGCAGACCTACGCCATTTCGGACCGCATCACCGTCATGCGCAATGGCGAGCGGGAAGGGGAGTATCCCGCCAGCGAACTGTCGCGGCTCGCGCTGGTGAACAAGATGATCGGCGCGCCCGCAAACGCGGCTGACGCCCCAGAGGTTCCCGCGCCGGCGCAGGCCCCCGCTCCGGATGCCCCGGTGCTGCTTTCCGCAAAAGGTCTTGGGCGCAAGGGCGCACTGACGCCTGTCGACCTGGATATCCGCCTGGGCGAAGTGCTCGGCCTCGCCGGCCTGCTGGGCTCCGGCCGCACCGAGCTTGCGCGGCTGCTGTTCGGCGCGGACAAGGCGGACAGCGGCAGCATCGCCATCGGCGGCAGCGAGGAAACCTTCGCCACGCCGCGCGACGCCATCGCCGCGGGTATCGGCTTCTGCTCCGAAGACAGGAAGCTCGAAGGCGCAATCCTTTCGCTCTCGGTACGGGAAAACCTCGTGCTGGCCTTGCAGGCGAAGGCGGGCGTGCTGCGCGCGATTCCATTCCGGCGCCAGCAGCAGCTGGCCGAGGACTACGTGAAATGGCTGGGCATCAAGACCGCCAGCATCGAAACGCCGATCGGATCGCTCTCCGGCGGCAACCAGCAGAAGGTGCTCCTCGCGCGCTGGCTGGCGACGGACCCCAGGCTGATGATACTGGACGAACCCACGCGCGGCATCGATGTCCGCGCCAAGCAGGAGATCATGGATTACGTGACGACGCTGTGCCGCAAGGGCATGTCGATATTGTTCATCTCCTCCGAGCTGCCGGAAGTGCTGCGCGTGAGCGACCGCATGGTGGTGCTGCGCGACCGCGTGCACTGCGGCGAGTATGCGCGCGGTGAACTGAATGAGGAAACCGTGCTGCAGGTGATCGCGGGAGAGGGCGCATGA
- a CDS encoding ABC transporter substrate-binding protein gives MTLTRRTFIAGAIALGLAGSAYAAKPLVIGFSQVGAESEWRTANTVSIKDAAKKAGVTLKFADAQQRQENQVKAIRSFIAQKVDVIAFSPVVESGWDTVLREAKAAKIPVILTDRDVNVADKSLYVTLIGSDFVEEGRRAARWLADYAKKQPGKTFNIVELQGTVGSAPAIDRKTGFEEVIKGNPQLKIIRTQTAEFTRAKGKEVMEAFLKANGRSINVLYAHNDDMAIGAIQAIEEAGLKPGKDIVIVSIDGVKGAFEAMMLGKMNVSVECSPLLGPQLMQAAKDVVAGKPLPKRIVTEEKVFPAEVAAKEFPNRKY, from the coding sequence ATGACCCTCACTCGCAGGACCTTTATCGCAGGCGCCATCGCGCTTGGCCTGGCTGGCAGCGCCTACGCCGCCAAACCTCTCGTGATCGGCTTCTCGCAGGTGGGCGCGGAAAGCGAATGGCGCACGGCGAACACCGTGTCGATCAAGGATGCCGCCAAAAAGGCCGGAGTGACGCTCAAATTCGCGGATGCACAGCAGCGCCAGGAAAACCAGGTGAAGGCCATCCGTTCCTTCATTGCCCAGAAGGTGGACGTGATCGCGTTTTCGCCGGTGGTGGAATCGGGCTGGGACACGGTGCTGCGCGAGGCCAAGGCAGCAAAAATCCCTGTCATCCTGACCGACCGCGACGTCAACGTGGCGGACAAATCCCTGTACGTGACCCTGATCGGCTCCGACTTCGTGGAAGAGGGGCGCCGCGCTGCCCGCTGGCTGGCCGACTACGCGAAGAAGCAGCCGGGCAAGACCTTCAATATCGTGGAGCTGCAAGGCACGGTGGGCTCGGCGCCCGCGATCGACCGCAAGACGGGCTTCGAGGAAGTCATCAAGGGCAATCCGCAGCTGAAGATCATCCGCACGCAGACGGCCGAATTCACCCGCGCCAAGGGCAAGGAAGTGATGGAAGCCTTCCTCAAGGCGAACGGCCGCAGTATCAACGTGCTGTACGCGCACAATGACGACATGGCCATCGGCGCCATCCAGGCCATCGAGGAGGCGGGCCTGAAGCCGGGCAAGGATATCGTCATCGTCTCCATCGACGGCGTGAAGGGCGCGTTCGAGGCCATGATGCTCGGGAAGATGAACGTATCCGTGGAATGCAGCCCCCTGCTTGGCCCACAGCTGATGCAGGCCGCGAAGGACGTGGTGGCGGGCAAGCCGCTGCCCAAGCGCATCGTGACGGAAGAGAAGGTATTCCCCGCCGAAGTGGCCGCCAAAGAATTCCCGAACCGTAAATACTGA
- a CDS encoding glycoside hydrolase family 127 protein: MMRALVLAGLLAAQGAAAADLFPLQDVRLLPGPFLQAQDTDLRYILALDADRLLAPFRREAGQPMPKPSYGNWESSGLDGHMGGHYLSALALMYASTGDEEVLRRLNYFVAELQKCQQPDGYLGGIPGGAAAWQDIASGKLHADNFSVNGKWVPWYNLHKLYAGLRDAWKYAGNQHARTMLVAMSDWALALSTHLSDEQMQQMLRAEHGGMNEILADVAEITGERKYLALAMRFSHQAILKPLEEGRDQLTGLHANTQIPKVIGFQRIAEMTGDRKYHEAADFFWKTVHDHRTVAIGGNSVKEHFHDDKDFSSMATEVEGPETCNTYNMLKLTERLYMQEPKASYGDYYERALYNHILASQHPGTGGFVYFTPMRANHYRVYSDVDKGMWCCVGSGVESHAKYGEFIYAHENGVLYVNLFIPSRLNWKAHGVTITQTGSFPDSDTTRLTIGGAQRFTLKIRYPAWVEKGALKVRINGKPQAVSGAPGGYIELARNWRKGDTVDLKLPMRTTLEQMPDRSNYYAVLHGPVVLAAKTAPFVHEKLNFVADDSRMGHIAGGPVCPQEAAPLFVSDAKDFLDKFKPVKGQPLTFTAHGLVQGKDASSIRFIPFFRLHDSRYMLYWQTTTSAGLAQMKQATAAAEAERLALDARTIDQVAPGEQQPESDHFFQGEGADAGINSGLHWRHASRWFSYQLTDREGAARTLRLTFASADAGRKFDILLNGRPLQAIELAREGQAFYTRDIALPLGAAENGKLEVKFVARPGSVAGGLYGLRLLR, from the coding sequence ATGATGCGCGCCCTGGTACTGGCTGGCCTGCTGGCGGCACAGGGTGCGGCGGCGGCCGACCTGTTTCCCCTGCAGGATGTTCGCCTGCTGCCCGGCCCCTTCCTCCAAGCCCAGGACACGGACCTGCGCTACATTCTTGCGCTGGACGCGGACCGCCTGCTTGCGCCATTCCGCCGCGAAGCCGGCCAGCCGATGCCCAAGCCATCCTACGGCAACTGGGAGTCAAGCGGGCTGGATGGCCACATGGGAGGCCACTATCTCTCTGCGCTGGCGCTCATGTACGCATCGACGGGTGACGAAGAAGTCCTGCGCCGCCTGAATTATTTCGTGGCCGAGCTGCAGAAGTGCCAGCAGCCGGACGGCTACCTGGGCGGCATTCCCGGCGGTGCCGCCGCGTGGCAGGACATTGCCAGCGGCAAGCTGCATGCCGATAACTTCAGCGTCAACGGCAAGTGGGTCCCGTGGTACAACCTCCACAAGCTCTATGCGGGCCTGCGCGATGCATGGAAGTACGCCGGGAATCAACACGCCAGAACAATGCTGGTCGCCATGTCCGACTGGGCGCTGGCCCTCAGCACGCATCTCAGCGACGAGCAGATGCAGCAGATGCTGCGCGCCGAGCACGGGGGCATGAACGAGATTCTCGCTGACGTGGCCGAGATCACGGGCGAAAGAAAATATCTCGCTCTGGCCATGCGCTTCTCCCACCAGGCCATCCTGAAGCCGCTGGAAGAGGGCAGGGACCAGCTCACCGGCCTGCACGCCAACACCCAGATCCCCAAAGTGATCGGTTTTCAGCGCATCGCGGAAATGACGGGCGACCGCAAATACCACGAAGCCGCCGACTTCTTCTGGAAGACTGTTCACGACCACCGCACTGTGGCCATCGGCGGCAACAGCGTCAAGGAGCACTTCCACGACGATAAGGATTTCTCGTCCATGGCCACCGAAGTGGAGGGGCCGGAAACCTGCAACACCTACAATATGCTGAAGCTGACCGAGCGCCTCTACATGCAGGAGCCGAAGGCCAGCTACGGCGACTATTACGAACGCGCGCTGTACAACCACATTCTCGCTTCCCAGCATCCGGGAACCGGCGGCTTCGTCTACTTCACTCCCATGCGCGCCAACCACTACCGCGTGTATTCCGATGTGGACAAGGGCATGTGGTGCTGCGTGGGCTCGGGCGTCGAAAGCCACGCCAAGTACGGTGAGTTCATCTATGCCCACGAGAACGGCGTCCTCTATGTGAACCTGTTCATTCCCTCGCGCCTGAACTGGAAGGCGCACGGCGTCACCATCACGCAGACGGGCAGCTTCCCGGACAGCGATACCACGCGGCTGACCATCGGCGGGGCGCAGCGCTTCACGCTCAAAATCCGTTATCCCGCATGGGTGGAGAAGGGCGCGCTCAAAGTGCGCATCAACGGAAAACCGCAGGCAGTCAGCGGGGCGCCGGGTGGCTATATCGAGCTGGCGCGCAACTGGCGCAAGGGCGATACCGTGGACCTGAAGCTGCCGATGCGCACCACCCTGGAGCAGATGCCGGACCGCTCGAACTACTACGCCGTGCTGCACGGTCCCGTTGTGCTGGCCGCGAAAACGGCGCCCTTCGTCCACGAAAAGCTCAACTTCGTAGCCGACGATTCGCGCATGGGCCACATTGCCGGCGGCCCGGTGTGCCCCCAGGAGGCGGCGCCGCTGTTCGTGAGCGATGCGAAGGACTTCCTGGACAAGTTCAAGCCCGTCAAAGGCCAGCCCCTGACCTTCACGGCGCACGGCCTTGTGCAGGGCAAGGATGCGTCGTCCATCCGCTTCATTCCCTTCTTCCGCCTGCACGATTCGCGCTACATGTTGTACTGGCAGACCACGACCAGCGCAGGCCTGGCGCAGATGAAGCAGGCCACGGCAGCCGCCGAAGCCGAGCGCCTGGCCCTGGATGCCAGGACCATTGACCAGGTGGCGCCCGGCGAGCAGCAGCCCGAATCTGACCATTTCTTCCAGGGCGAGGGCGCGGACGCGGGTATCAACAGCGGCCTCCATTGGCGCCACGCGAGCCGGTGGTTCAGCTACCAGCTGACGGACCGCGAAGGGGCCGCGCGCACGCTGCGCCTCACCTTCGCTTCCGCCGACGCGGGCCGGAAGTTCGATATCCTGCTGAACGGCCGGCCCCTTCAGGCCATCGAGCTGGCGAGGGAAGGGCAGGCGTTCTACACGCGTGATATTGCCTTGCCGCTCGGCGCCGCCGAGAATGGCAAGCTGGAAGTCAAATTTGTCGCCCGTCCCGGTTCCGTGGCGGGTGGATTGTACGGCTTGAGGCTGTTGCGATAA